The Candidatus Aminicenantes bacterium genome has a segment encoding these proteins:
- a CDS encoding glycosyltransferase family 2 protein has translation MDKRLIGPDEVVRCNPQYRLVNEGSAQFFENCETGGRILTDAIGKTIFNRLAANAAELQKKFEESGTLVSVHLLRYYLHLLCAAGIACLDNDSQTVLANTRQLARAYRVSCVIVTYNSMRFIGANLQSLFEQTVKPYEVIVSDNGSRDGTLEFIRQHYPRVTVVENKRNLHYTGAVNAGARRTSGDMILILNDDVVMDANFLAQLLLRFEAEVDPSDVVGVTPQIRLHKTPGFTNGIGNVVRNHGWGADNFFGVVDVGQFEGMRTTASACFAAVLIKKEAWEKVGEMDENFQFYDDVDWSFRAHMRGLRWLVAPRALIYHAFGGTYPSGGKITLVVKSRQRFVLKNLSGRIMLSFFRNYLKEDWRNLMLFMRNRRLTFLRYLVAYAKLMGQLPGLIAYRLTHRRPKKADIIEFDQKSPPLVVFADAKNRPILNAGVIRSYYYYLGLDE, from the coding sequence GTGGATAAGCGCCTAATCGGGCCGGATGAAGTGGTGAGGTGCAATCCGCAATATCGGCTTGTCAATGAAGGCAGTGCGCAGTTTTTCGAGAATTGTGAAACCGGCGGCCGCATCCTTACTGATGCAATCGGAAAAACAATTTTCAATCGGCTTGCGGCCAATGCCGCAGAGCTACAAAAGAAGTTTGAGGAAAGCGGAACCCTGGTTTCCGTACACCTGTTGCGCTATTACCTGCATCTTCTCTGTGCGGCCGGGATCGCTTGCCTTGATAATGATTCGCAAACGGTCTTGGCCAATACCCGGCAACTCGCGCGTGCCTATCGCGTCAGTTGCGTAATCGTGACCTATAACAGCATGCGTTTTATCGGCGCCAATCTACAATCCCTGTTCGAGCAGACGGTAAAGCCTTACGAAGTGATTGTCAGCGATAATGGATCCCGTGACGGCACATTGGAATTTATCCGCCAGCACTACCCGCGGGTAACCGTGGTTGAAAACAAACGCAACCTGCATTATACGGGAGCCGTTAATGCCGGCGCGCGGCGGACGTCGGGAGACATGATTCTCATTTTAAACGACGATGTGGTCATGGATGCAAACTTCCTGGCTCAATTGCTGTTGCGTTTTGAAGCCGAGGTGGACCCATCAGATGTGGTTGGGGTTACCCCCCAGATTCGCCTGCACAAGACCCCCGGTTTTACCAACGGTATCGGCAACGTGGTGCGCAATCACGGTTGGGGCGCGGACAATTTTTTCGGCGTGGTGGATGTGGGTCAGTTTGAAGGTATGAGAACCACGGCTTCAGCCTGTTTCGCTGCTGTGTTAATCAAGAAAGAAGCCTGGGAGAAAGTAGGCGAAATGGATGAGAATTTTCAATTCTACGATGATGTGGACTGGAGCTTCCGCGCCCACATGCGGGGATTGCGCTGGCTGGTTGCCCCCAGGGCACTAATATATCATGCGTTCGGTGGCACCTACCCGTCCGGCGGGAAAATCACCTTGGTGGTAAAAAGCCGGCAGCGTTTTGTACTAAAGAACCTGAGCGGCAGGATCATGCTCAGTTTTTTTCGCAATTACCTGAAGGAAGACTGGCGCAACCTGATGCTGTTCATGCGCAACCGGCGCTTGACCTTTCTTCGCTATCTGGTTGCTTATGCCAAATTGATGGGGCAACTGCCCGGTCTGATTGCCTACCGCCTGACGCACCGCAGGCCGAAGAAAGCAGACATCATCGAATTTGATCAAAAGAGTCCTCCACTGGTGGTATTTGCGGATGCGAAAAACCGCCCGATACTGAACGCGGGCGTGATCCGGAGTTACTACTATTATCTGGGGCTTGATGAATAA
- a CDS encoding glycosyltransferase, translated as MLKSLLDRFFHSGLTEFDLLERYLFCLYFLESFFAGKRPCILDVGGMLLNRRKEPVSPLRFLFPDSVVLDIKDSVYQPGYVVGDGRKLPFRDNHFDVAISMDTLEHIAPGDRSGFLAEMVRVSRQAVLIAFPFDSPLNAQVDQSLLDASRRMFKQEFVEFRQHVHNGLPNLDGTCNKLRALTGNDVWKREMGSLSNFLHYFFFRYYFYGLRDRDKLTQLETHFFSHFYAANVDQGPFYRTFVFASKGESEPDTARATRLFDAFVAEMKSLGSTTDLSGSMPAVLKGYNHLLSRYGPREKICAVVLYRGELAVSDVCISLDHIVTQKLVEQEFEVVVIYPAGKDMVDLESRYPQARFLPIHPEEKLVQKILAISNADYYYTISEDNVTYTESINQFYRMLNSAEPADYIELSLEGPDGLNRTDTRCLTMVNTFVRRTCFAQAVHLDESDVVHFRQVILGYTLNAYRKYHHLHVRGKIVFATHLYHPATGGAETLAKSMAETCVREGYTVSVVTSCAHSTEAFFLSDKRRITPEQEIISGVDIKRVPFSRRFRLGLNGLAALSNRVKFPFSHRIRIMRFGPRSRHYLQPILDEKPDLVVGIPFPTWNVHYARKAAKILRVPFVLVPCFHIADPFSFHNKFLYRILSEADAVIALTETERHFFMSQVGIPGDRVHVIPPGVELEDGGAPPDKESLRKQMGIRETNVVLHLGQHGGHKKIVELIRAMQHVFDVLPDTALVIAGGTTEYTPVIKREAARRLGRHTNGNVYFFDDFSDNQKEKLYQLSDLFVSLSEHESFGIVFIEAMKYGLPIIGSVFSVARSLIADHKNGFLVNPSDPAGVGGVVVELLKDRQVLQKYARNSRLRVENEFENRIVANKVLTLMNGLLRSPRGEKNVPGDFCG; from the coding sequence ATGTTGAAATCTCTACTGGACAGATTTTTTCACTCCGGACTGACTGAATTTGATTTGTTGGAGCGCTATCTGTTTTGCCTTTACTTTCTGGAATCATTTTTCGCTGGAAAAAGGCCATGTATCCTGGATGTGGGCGGCATGCTACTTAACCGCCGGAAGGAGCCCGTATCACCGCTGCGTTTCCTTTTTCCCGACAGCGTTGTGTTGGATATCAAAGATTCTGTTTATCAACCCGGTTATGTGGTGGGAGACGGCAGAAAACTTCCGTTCAGAGACAACCATTTTGATGTCGCGATCTCCATGGACACATTGGAACACATCGCGCCCGGAGATCGCTCCGGTTTCCTGGCTGAAATGGTGCGGGTATCCCGGCAAGCCGTATTGATTGCATTTCCCTTTGATTCTCCACTGAATGCACAAGTCGACCAATCACTGCTTGACGCCAGTCGCCGCATGTTTAAACAGGAGTTTGTCGAATTCCGACAACATGTCCACAACGGCCTGCCAAACCTCGATGGTACCTGCAACAAGTTGCGGGCCCTGACCGGCAATGATGTCTGGAAGAGAGAAATGGGTTCTCTCAGCAATTTCCTGCACTATTTCTTTTTCCGCTACTATTTTTACGGATTGCGGGATCGTGACAAGTTGACTCAATTGGAAACCCATTTCTTCAGCCATTTCTATGCCGCCAACGTGGATCAAGGCCCTTTTTACCGCACCTTTGTTTTCGCCTCCAAAGGAGAATCGGAACCGGATACAGCTCGGGCAACACGTTTGTTTGATGCGTTTGTGGCGGAAATGAAAAGCCTAGGTTCCACTACCGACTTATCCGGCTCAATGCCGGCGGTGCTGAAAGGATACAACCACTTGCTGTCCCGATATGGTCCCAGGGAAAAGATCTGCGCCGTGGTCCTCTACAGGGGGGAGCTGGCCGTCTCTGATGTGTGCATCTCCCTGGACCATATTGTGACCCAGAAATTGGTTGAACAGGAATTTGAGGTGGTTGTTATCTATCCGGCCGGGAAAGATATGGTCGATCTGGAATCGCGCTACCCCCAGGCGCGGTTTTTGCCGATTCATCCGGAAGAAAAGCTGGTGCAAAAGATTCTGGCCATCTCCAACGCGGACTACTACTACACGATCTCGGAAGACAATGTCACCTATACCGAGTCTATAAACCAGTTTTACCGGATGCTCAACTCCGCGGAACCGGCTGATTACATTGAGCTTTCCCTGGAAGGTCCGGACGGTCTGAACAGAACGGATACGCGATGCTTGACCATGGTCAACACCTTTGTCCGTCGCACCTGCTTTGCCCAGGCCGTTCACCTGGACGAATCGGATGTTGTCCATTTCAGGCAAGTGATCTTGGGGTATACCCTGAACGCTTACCGCAAATACCATCACCTTCATGTCCGGGGCAAGATCGTGTTTGCCACTCACCTGTATCACCCGGCCACGGGCGGAGCGGAAACCCTGGCCAAAAGCATGGCGGAAACCTGCGTGCGTGAGGGCTATACGGTCTCGGTGGTCACCTCCTGCGCCCATTCCACCGAGGCGTTTTTTCTCTCGGACAAGCGGCGAATTACACCGGAGCAGGAGATTATTTCAGGCGTTGATATCAAACGGGTGCCGTTCTCCCGCCGTTTCAGACTGGGCTTAAACGGACTGGCCGCTTTGTCCAACCGCGTCAAATTCCCTTTCAGCCATCGCATCCGCATCATGCGCTTCGGCCCGCGCAGCCGCCACTATCTGCAACCAATACTGGATGAAAAGCCGGACCTGGTCGTCGGCATTCCCTTTCCTACGTGGAACGTCCACTATGCACGCAAAGCGGCAAAGATATTGCGGGTCCCCTTTGTGTTGGTACCCTGTTTTCACATTGCCGATCCGTTCAGTTTTCACAACAAATTCCTGTATCGCATTCTCAGTGAAGCGGATGCGGTCATCGCTTTAACTGAAACGGAACGGCATTTTTTCATGTCCCAGGTGGGCATCCCGGGCGACCGCGTTCACGTGATTCCCCCGGGTGTGGAATTGGAGGATGGTGGTGCTCCACCGGATAAAGAAAGTCTGCGCAAACAGATGGGAATTCGTGAAACGAACGTGGTCTTGCACCTCGGGCAGCATGGCGGTCATAAAAAGATTGTTGAATTGATCCGCGCCATGCAGCATGTGTTTGATGTGCTGCCCGACACCGCCTTGGTGATTGCCGGCGGCACCACGGAGTATACGCCGGTGATCAAGCGTGAAGCGGCACGCAGGTTGGGTCGTCACACGAATGGGAATGTCTACTTCTTCGACGATTTTTCCGACAATCAGAAAGAGAAGTTGTATCAACTTTCAGACTTGTTTGTGTCTCTTTCGGAGCATGAGTCGTTCGGGATTGTGTTTATTGAGGCCATGAAATACGGCCTGCCCATAATCGGCAGCGTTTTTTCCGTAGCGCGTTCGTTGATCGCGGATCACAAGAACGGCTTCCTGGTCAATCCATCCGATCCGGCGGGGGTGGGGGGTGTGGTGGTTGAACTGCTCAAGGACCGGCAAGTCCTGCAAAAATACGCACGGAATTCTCGACTCAGAGTGGAAAATGAGTTTGAGAATCGTATCGTGGCCAACAAAGTATTGACCCTAATGAACGGCTTGTTACGAAGCCCGCGGGGAGAGAAGAACGTACCGGGAGATTTTTGTGGATAA
- a CDS encoding methyltransferase domain-containing protein encodes MRLSLLRFLKCPACSGRLTFMSMEAPGLEHKGKYVILDNHSANQETIQFSRYLVEMKVNAEFSYPGEEDEFRQGLLACGDCGRWYPLENYIPELLPDHLRDWRRDLVWLQDHETRIGSDLRQRLQSCSEAFMNDLSDIQDTGSHYKNSEIHIDKKVDGADFFGPGYYSPFYFYDVDFTLHQLRRFANVAPLLELQKGHVVLDMGVGYAWTTEWLMKIGVEPIGIDICRTYMDVGIKRMGAKRPHLVVGDVEFLPIRDQAVDAVLCYDAFHHVPDRKKAMACFFAALKPMGKVVLAEPNGRHEHAEISKQVMKKYGILEKGMELEDIRNYCEDLGPTEAEQHFILKVTSHELGATVTQDFIESLNFVDESLYRVWKGKPVHAKTAGKVPVGRGKRWVKRMLSRLGAGR; translated from the coding sequence ATGAGGTTATCCTTGCTGCGCTTTCTGAAATGTCCGGCCTGTAGTGGGCGTTTGACGTTCATGTCGATGGAAGCCCCGGGCCTGGAGCACAAAGGCAAGTACGTGATTCTGGACAACCATTCCGCCAACCAGGAAACCATTCAATTCAGCCGGTACCTGGTTGAAATGAAAGTAAACGCGGAGTTTTCTTATCCGGGTGAAGAGGATGAGTTCCGCCAGGGCCTGCTTGCCTGCGGCGATTGTGGCCGTTGGTATCCCCTGGAAAACTACATCCCGGAATTGTTGCCGGACCATCTCCGCGATTGGCGGCGGGACCTGGTGTGGCTGCAGGATCACGAAACACGCATCGGCAGTGACCTGCGGCAGCGCTTGCAGTCCTGTTCAGAAGCTTTTATGAACGATTTGTCCGATATCCAGGATACAGGCTCTCATTACAAGAACTCTGAAATCCACATCGACAAAAAGGTGGATGGTGCGGATTTTTTTGGCCCCGGGTACTATTCCCCCTTCTATTTTTACGATGTGGACTTCACGCTGCATCAACTCCGGCGCTTTGCCAATGTGGCGCCCTTGTTGGAGCTGCAAAAGGGACATGTGGTGTTGGATATGGGGGTGGGGTATGCGTGGACCACCGAGTGGTTGATGAAGATCGGGGTGGAACCGATCGGCATCGACATCTGCCGTACCTATATGGACGTGGGCATCAAACGTATGGGGGCCAAACGGCCCCATTTGGTGGTAGGTGATGTGGAATTTCTGCCCATCCGCGACCAGGCGGTAGATGCCGTGTTGTGCTACGATGCGTTTCACCATGTCCCGGACCGCAAAAAGGCGATGGCCTGTTTCTTTGCCGCCCTGAAACCGATGGGCAAAGTGGTCCTGGCGGAACCCAACGGCCGGCATGAGCACGCGGAAATTTCCAAGCAGGTAATGAAAAAATACGGTATTCTGGAAAAAGGCATGGAACTGGAAGATATTCGCAATTACTGCGAAGATCTTGGGCCCACGGAGGCGGAACAGCATTTCATCCTTAAAGTCACTTCGCATGAACTGGGGGCAACCGTAACCCAGGATTTCATTGAATCCCTGAACTTCGTGGACGAGAGCCTTTACCGGGTGTGGAAAGGAAAACCCGTACATGCAAAAACCGCCGGGAAAGTGCCTGTGGGTAGAGGCAAAAGATGGGTAAAGAGAATGCTGTCCAGACTTGGAGCGGGCAGGTAA